TTTTCGGATTGAAAAAGACAGAAATTTGAAGAGATCTTATGACCTGCTTCTATTGGTTTCGATATTTTACAAAGACATTTGAATGAGACAAAAGTAATGATTAATTAAGTCATCAGTTATTATAATTGAATTATTTGTCGTCATTTATTACGGTGCTCCGCACCTTGGGCTTTGATGATCATATTGCAATTTTCTACAAATATTTCGGTGCTCTGCACCTGTTCACCGCCGAAAACAAAACCGATTTTCTATATACTGATTTCAAATCATGAGAAACCAACCAATGCAAACCTGCTTAAAATGCCGTAAGTATGACCGATATCATAGCCGTGGGTTTGAACCCACGGAAATTAACCCATTCAAATCACGCCAAAAATGCCGTAGGCATGATCGACATAGATCCAATGGTTTTCAACCAATCAAAAATTAAATTATAATTAGCTTTTCACATTTCCTTCTTTATAACGTCGATAACAGGAACCCAAAACCTACAATAAGAGGTTAGCAATTTATCTTGTTTGTTTTATAAATATTGCCAAATAGTGCGTCAGGGTTGCACAGCAGCGATTAGCCAGTTACTTTTGACTGGTAATCAGAAAGGACAAACAGGTAAAAAGAATTTGTTACGGTAAAAATATATTGATTATGAGTCGCTATTTAAGAGGTTTTGAAAGTAATGCAACCAATGCAGAACTCATTGAAGTTCTGGATCAGGCAGTCGGAATTTTATATAATAAAAGTGCTGGTACTGAATCAAACGGGAAAATTTCGGATGGCCCGGTTGGATATGAATTGTATGAAATGCCAGACGATGTTGTCACCAAAACATTTGAAATTTTAACCTGCAAAGCGGCCATAGGTAATCCGGCGGAAGATCTTGCTGAGAAATTATACGATGCATTTTATGCATGGTTGATTGAAAAACAGGATGGAGAAGCGCTAATAGAAGATTTCGAAGGTCCGAAAGATAAAGTTCCGGTTTCCTATATTGTTACAAACGAACCCTATTTTGTTGAACCATTCAAAAATCTGGGTGTCAATTTTGATTTGAAAGCAGATGTTGACCATAGAACACCAGAATTATTCGGTGAAGAATTTGCCAAAGAAATTGTCTGGTCCTATACTTTCGAAGTAAGGATTTGCGCGCCAAGAAAAGGTTAAGAAACCTTTTATAATTAGAACAGAGAAGTCAGAACAACATTCTTTTTGACTTCTCTGTTTTTCTCTGAAAATCATTCTCCAAGCCAAATTTTAATTCTCTAATGTTCGACCGCATCAACACCTACATGATTAACCATGCAAACCTGAACGCGGACGAACTATCTTATTTTAATTCAATCCTTCAATTTAAAACCTTCCCCAAAAAAACGATTTTACTTCACGAAGGTGAAATCTGTAATTTCGAAGCATTTATTAATAAGGGCTGTATTCGCATGTATTATATTGACGAAAACGGTTTTGAGGTAACACTGCAATTTGCCATTGAAGATTGGTGGGTCAGCGATATTGCCAGTTTTCATGATCAGAAACCCAGTAATATGTTTATAGAAACACTGGAAGAATGCGAACTTCTGATACTTTCCCCACAGACAAAGGAATTATTGCTTGCTCATGTGCCTCAGCTGGAAAGAATGTTCCGGATTTTGGTGCAGCGAAATCTTTCCGGTTTACAAGGACGACTTTTCAAAACCATTGCCACCAGCGCACAAGACAAATATCTGGATTTCATCAAACGCTATCCGACTATTCCACAGCGCGTTCCTCAACATTACATTGCTTCTTACCTTGGCATTTCCGCCGAATTTCTGAGTAAAGTCAGAACCAAACTTGCCAAAAAATAAATTTCATTTTTTCTTCTTTCTTGTCCCAGTTCAATGTTTCCGCATCCCGGTAGCCGTTCCTTTGTATTGTTAATTTATTAAAACAAACAACGATGAACGGACTAATGAACAGCGACAATTCAAACAAATCAGAAATATTTCAGATTTTGATTTTCTTGTCCTAGTTCAATGCCTGCCGCTCACGGAATAACGAAATTTGTATCATTAAATCGGTAAACGACTATAAATTATGGAAAGAAAAGATTTTATCCGTAAAGGCCTGATGGGAACCGGAATGTTCGTGGCATCAGCTTCGGTTGGAAATGTTATCAAAAACGATATTGACGAATTAAAAGAACTGGACGTGATTGGTTTCAATCATTTGCCAAATACAGAATCGAAAGTGAAAGCAAATACAGTACTTCATAAAGCAGATACCCGCGGACATGCAAACCACGGCTGGCTGGACAGTCACCACAGTTTCAGCTTTGCCAATTATTACAATCCGGACCGCATGCATTTTGGCGTGCTGCGTGTTTTGAACGATGACCGTGTTGATGGAGGAAAAGGCTTCGGCAGACATCCGCATGATAACATGGAAATCATTTCAATTCCTTTGGAAGGTGATTTGGAACATAAAGACAGTATGGATAATGTGGCTGTGATCAAACATGGCGACATCCAGGCGATGAGCGCCGGAACCGGAATTTTCCATAGCGAATACAACAAAAATGAAGATCAGGACGCCAAATTTTTACAAATCTGGCTGTTCCCGAAAACTAAAAATGTAACGCCAAGATATGATCAGCTGACACTGAATGTGGAAGACAGACATAACAATTTACAGCAGGTTTTATCCCCAAATCCTGACGATGCCGGTGTTTGGATCAATCAGGATGCCTGGTTTCATATGGGCAAGTTTGATAAAGATTTCAGCATAGAATACAAATTGAAAAATCCGGCAAACGGCGTCTATGCATTTGTATTAAAAGGTGATATCACCATCGAAGACCATGAGTTAAATCAACGCGATGGACTTGGAATCTGGGACACAAACAGCATTTCAATTAAAGCAAATACGCAGGATGCCGAGGTGCTTTTGATGGAAGTTCCAATGTCGGTTTAGCTTTTAGCATTTGGCTATTAGCTAAATTGCCCGATTCCAAGATTTGGTTATTTCCAAAAGACTAAGTGCTAACAACTGATATTCAACATAATAAAAAAATAATTTAATTCGTCCGAAAGGCCGGAAGTACCAACTAACCGCTAACGCCTAAAAGCTAGTAGCCAAACAATGAGTCATATTAAAATTGCAAACACAGAGCACGATGTGCTTGATTTGATTAAAAACAGATGGAGTCCACGTTCTTTTTCAGATAAGGTAATTCCTGAGAACGATTTACATACAATTCTTGAAGCGGCCGGATGGGCTGCCAGTGCAAATAATGAACAGCCTTGGCAGTATTATTACGCTTCAAAAGGCCATGATGGATTTGTACAAATCACAGAAAGTCTAG
The nucleotide sequence above comes from Dyadobacter subterraneus. Encoded proteins:
- a CDS encoding Crp/Fnr family transcriptional regulator: MFDRINTYMINHANLNADELSYFNSILQFKTFPKKTILLHEGEICNFEAFINKGCIRMYYIDENGFEVTLQFAIEDWWVSDIASFHDQKPSNMFIETLEECELLILSPQTKELLLAHVPQLERMFRILVQRNLSGLQGRLFKTIATSAQDKYLDFIKRYPTIPQRVPQHYIASYLGISAEFLSKVRTKLAKK
- a CDS encoding pirin family protein, whose translation is MERKDFIRKGLMGTGMFVASASVGNVIKNDIDELKELDVIGFNHLPNTESKVKANTVLHKADTRGHANHGWLDSHHSFSFANYYNPDRMHFGVLRVLNDDRVDGGKGFGRHPHDNMEIISIPLEGDLEHKDSMDNVAVIKHGDIQAMSAGTGIFHSEYNKNEDQDAKFLQIWLFPKTKNVTPRYDQLTLNVEDRHNNLQQVLSPNPDDAGVWINQDAWFHMGKFDKDFSIEYKLKNPANGVYAFVLKGDITIEDHELNQRDGLGIWDTNSISIKANTQDAEVLLMEVPMSV